In one Bactrocera tryoni isolate S06 chromosome 5, CSIRO_BtryS06_freeze2, whole genome shotgun sequence genomic region, the following are encoded:
- the LOC120778382 gene encoding piggyBac transposable element-derived protein 1-like → MSKTLSKGEIREILDESEDGLDFDDDDDVDDPNYNEELVHADFDEVVENILEDIENENMELCADPSNDVPPILAERAQKQKKVTMTFSGKKKKLVLEEHQLRFTGNTPLPYDTKIIETPIEYFLYLFPKELIKFIANETNLYVVQKDVNDPFRVSEMDIQQFIGVVYMMSLVQLPNVPSHWSKIGTSMIQEAMPLKKFENLRRRIHFNDNSKNLPSTDKNVDRMYKIRPILDELNKNFAKVPLEQHLCVDEQICSTF, encoded by the coding sequence ATGTCTAAAACTTTGAGCAAGGGTGAAATTCGAGAAATTCTTGACGAGAGTGAAGATGGACTCGattttgatgatgatgatgatgtggaTGATCCTAATTATAATGAAGAGTTGGTACATGCTGATTTTGATGAAGTGGTTGAGAATATATTAGaagatattgaaaatgaaaatatggaaTTGTGTGCAGATCCGTCGAACGATGTTCCGCCCATTTTGGCAGAGagagcacaaaaacaaaaaaaggttaCAATGACATTctctggaaaaaaaaaaaaattagttttggaAGAGCACCAATTGCGTTTTACAGGCAATACACCATTGCCCTATGATACAAAGATTATCGAAAcgccaattgaatatttctTGTACTTATTTCCAAAAGAATTGATAAAGTTTATTGCCAAtgaaacaaatttgtatgttgTCCAAAAGGACGTTAATGATCCATTTCGTGTATCAGAAATGGATATTCAGCAATTTATTGGAGTAGTTTATATGATGTCCTTAGTACAACTTCCTAATGTACCCAGTCACTGGAGCAAAATTGGTACATCCATGATACAAGAAGCGATGCcgctgaaaaaatttgaaaatttacgaCGTCGCATACACTTTAACGACAACAGCAAAAATTTGCCGTCGACTGATAAAAATGTTGACAGAATGTACAAAATACGCCCGATCCTGGATGAGTTAAATAAGAATTTTGCAAAAGTGCCTCTTGAACAACATCTATGCGTCGATGAACAAATATGTTCCACCTTTTGA
- the LOC120777191 gene encoding catalase, with product MSNRDAATNQLIDYKNNLSKPPGTITTGAGNPVGIKDATLTVGPRGPVLLQDVKFLDEMAAFDRERIPERVVHAKGAGAFGYFEVTHDITKYCAAKVFEKVHKRTPIAVRFSTVGGESGSADTARDPRGFAVKFYTEDGIWDLVGNNTPIFFIRDPILFPSFIHTQKRNPQTHLKDPDMFWDFLTLRPESTHQVSFLFGDRGIPDGYRHMNGYGSHTFKLVNCKGEPIYAKFHYKTDQGIKNLDPKIAQELAATDPDYSIRDLYNAIKNGNYPSWTWYLQVMTFDQAKKFKYNPFDVTKVWSHKDFPLIQFGKMVLDRNPTNYFAEVEQIAFSPAHLVPGIEPSPDKMLQGRLFSYSDTHRHRLGPNYLQIPVNCPYRVSVTNYQRDGAMRVNDNQGGAPNYFPNSFSGPDESARAKSLMPCCPVQGEVYRFTSGFTEDNYSQVTDFWVYVLDEKARQRLVANIVDNLSNASQFIQERAVKNFTLVHADFGRMLTEGLNLAKSAKI from the exons ATGTCTAATCGTGACGCAGCCACAAACCAACTAATCgactataaaaataatttgtcg AAACCTCCTGGCACAATTACGACAGGAGCTGGGAATCCTGTTGGTATTAAGGATGCCACGCTGACTGTGGGGCCAAGGGGTCCAGTATTGTTGCAGGATGTCAAGTTTTTAGATGAAATGGCTGCTTTCGACCGTGAACGTATACCAGAGCGTGTTGTTCATGCCAAAGGTGCCGGTGCATTTGGATATTTTGAAGTAACACatgatattacaaaatattgcgCGGCTAAGGTATTTGAGAAGGTACATAAACGTACGCCGATTGCTGTGCGTTTTTCCACTGTGGGTGGAGAAAGTGGATCAGCTGATACCGCTCGTGATCCACGCggttttgctgtaaaattttataCTGAAGACGGTATTTGGGATTTGGTGGGCAATAACACACCCATTTTCTTTATTCGCGATCCGATTTTGTTCCCCAGCTTTATCCACACCCAGAAGCGTAATCCGCAAACTCATTTGAAAGATCCTGATATGTTCTGGGACTTTTTAACTCTTCGGCCGGAAAGTACTCACCAG GTGTCCTTTTTGTTTGGCGATCGAGGTATTCCCGATGGTTATCGCCATATGAATGGTTATGGTTCTCATACCTTCAAGTTGGTAAATTGCAAAGGTGAGCCTATCTATGCCAAGTTTCACTACAAAACTGATCAAGGAATCAAGAATCTCGACCCTAAGATTGCTCAAGAGTTGGCAGCAACTGATCCAGATTATAGTATTCGTGATCTATACAATGCTATTAAGAATGGCAATTATCCCAGTTGGACATGGTATCTGCAAGTGATGACATTTGACCAAgctaagaaatttaaatataatccTTTTGATGTGACAAAAGTGTGGAGCCATAAGGATTTCCCACTTATCCAATTTGGCAAGATGGTACTTGATAGAAATCCGACCAATTACTTTGCTGAAGTTGAACAAATTGCCTTTAGTCCAGCGCATTTGGTCCCAGGCATCGAACCATCACCAGATAAGATGTTGCAAGGTCGACTTTTCTCGTACTCCGATACACATAGACATCGTTTGGGCCCTAATTATTTGCAGATCCCGGTGAATTGTCCTTATCGTGTTAGTGTAACTAACTATCAACGCGATGGCGCAATGCGTGTTAACGATAATCAAGGTGGTGCTCCTAATTATTTCCCGAACTCGTTTTCTGGACCAGACGAAAGTGCTCGTGCAAAGAGCCTTATGCCGTGTTGCCCTGTGCAGGGCGAGGTTTATCGCTTCACCAGCGGCTTCACCGAGGATAACTACAGCCAGGTGACAGATTTTTGGGTTTATGTTTTAGATGAGAAAGCACGTCAGCGTTTGGTAGCTAATATTGTAGACAATTTGAGTAATGCCAGTCAATTTATTCAGGAGCGCGCTGTTAAGAACTTTACTTTAGTTCATGCTGACTTTGGTAGAATGCTTACTGAAGGTTTAAACCTGGCCAAATCTGCCAAAATTTAA